One Phycisphaera mikurensis NBRC 102666 DNA window includes the following coding sequences:
- a CDS encoding glutaminase domain-containing protein, which yields MSWTLARLGSRFSLLFEPHHHRVRTSALGRFLDEPIDLAVGLIEPDGTHRALPFTREVAQTRTTPGRGQDRSATRKVRPFDNAEQFERINSVTFRGYSSAWRLRFEFNVHGVFYPQDRALCLCPAFYLEMRVHATGPQRHAPAAGPTPTSVPLFIRVGAPGRAPSASAPNDRLPRIDFAYANPLRPEMHPRHEAAARRDHADSPPPPAVASVRERIVSLNPGAWPIDPDREGGGGAGLRLDLPVSDAGEGIKWRLVWAAHTADPVMSVRRGAGPPTPARLAYTDTLPDLDAVVADAIEHRDDRLALSRRFEKLLGQAPLDAPQQHLLAQSFQTYLGNTWWCTGELPAAETQAGAEADASAGEAGPAPRLKLEPGEGRRFPWFSVWEGSSLLHSTVDAEYNSSLFALCLWPDLLALQLRQWAERLEPHAASGGAILQHDLGSGNDASGQASRYRMAVEENSNFLLLLQTYTRWTGDRSVARALAATASSLTAYLLWCDRENDGFPDDPGENTMIDGPAALRLARRPTYPAVKRLAALQASADLLRLAGQDDAARDTESIADADAAKIESAAWLGDHYAIAADSSALERVDPDTGKPLPFVEIGGTDAYSIHTSNGLLLPAMIGRPALLDRERLLTDLISADRECASRYGGGHSSDAVENLRVSLNLWRDLFARYAGLSGVSSAGRYWDLQVISNTAGNSMGFADAYMNDELSHYPRGVVCLGWFLATPRLTIDRLAPAGPYLTVNPDRHAAQRWPLLPLADWSAGKVPVCVVSPRGDVHIEAPTDPVIVHGAVDSDPEEIEFIG from the coding sequence ATGAGCTGGACGCTCGCGCGGCTGGGCAGCCGCTTCTCGCTGCTCTTCGAGCCGCACCACCACCGCGTCCGGACCTCGGCGCTCGGCCGCTTCCTCGACGAGCCGATCGACCTCGCCGTCGGCCTCATCGAGCCCGACGGGACGCACCGGGCGCTCCCGTTCACCCGGGAGGTCGCCCAGACGCGGACGACGCCGGGCCGGGGGCAGGACCGGTCGGCGACCCGCAAGGTGCGGCCCTTCGACAACGCCGAGCAGTTCGAGCGGATCAACTCGGTGACCTTCCGCGGGTACTCCTCGGCGTGGCGGCTGCGCTTCGAGTTCAACGTCCACGGCGTCTTCTACCCGCAGGACCGGGCGCTGTGCCTCTGCCCCGCCTTCTACCTGGAGATGCGGGTGCACGCGACCGGCCCGCAGCGGCACGCCCCCGCCGCCGGGCCGACGCCGACCAGCGTGCCGCTGTTCATCCGCGTGGGAGCGCCCGGCCGGGCGCCTTCCGCCAGCGCCCCCAACGATCGGCTGCCCCGGATCGACTTCGCCTACGCGAATCCCCTGCGGCCCGAGATGCACCCGCGGCACGAGGCGGCGGCGCGGCGGGACCACGCGGACTCCCCTCCCCCGCCCGCCGTGGCGAGCGTGCGGGAGCGGATCGTCTCGCTCAACCCGGGGGCCTGGCCGATCGACCCGGACCGCGAGGGCGGCGGCGGCGCCGGGCTGCGGCTCGACCTGCCGGTGAGCGACGCGGGCGAAGGCATCAAGTGGCGCCTGGTGTGGGCCGCTCACACCGCCGACCCGGTCATGAGCGTCCGCCGGGGGGCCGGGCCGCCCACGCCCGCCCGCCTCGCCTACACCGACACGCTGCCGGACCTCGACGCGGTGGTCGCCGACGCGATCGAGCACCGCGACGACCGCCTCGCCCTGTCGCGCCGCTTCGAGAAGCTCCTGGGCCAGGCGCCGCTGGACGCCCCGCAGCAGCACCTGCTCGCGCAGAGCTTCCAGACGTACCTGGGCAACACGTGGTGGTGCACGGGCGAGCTGCCGGCGGCGGAAACGCAGGCCGGCGCGGAGGCCGACGCGTCCGCGGGCGAGGCCGGGCCGGCGCCGCGGCTGAAGCTCGAGCCCGGCGAAGGCCGCCGCTTCCCGTGGTTCTCGGTGTGGGAGGGCTCGTCGCTGCTGCACTCCACCGTCGACGCGGAGTACAACAGCTCGCTGTTCGCCCTGTGCCTCTGGCCGGACCTGCTGGCGTTGCAGCTGCGGCAGTGGGCGGAGCGGCTCGAGCCGCACGCGGCCTCGGGCGGCGCGATCCTCCAGCACGATCTGGGATCGGGCAACGACGCGAGCGGGCAGGCCTCCCGCTACCGGATGGCCGTGGAGGAAAACAGCAACTTCCTGCTGCTGCTCCAGACGTACACCCGCTGGACCGGCGACCGCTCGGTGGCGCGGGCGCTGGCCGCGACCGCCAGCTCCCTCACCGCCTACCTGCTGTGGTGCGACCGCGAGAACGACGGCTTCCCCGACGACCCCGGGGAGAACACGATGATCGACGGCCCGGCGGCGCTGCGGCTGGCCCGCCGTCCCACCTACCCCGCGGTCAAGCGGCTGGCGGCGTTGCAGGCCTCCGCCGACCTCCTCCGCCTCGCCGGCCAGGACGACGCCGCGCGCGACACCGAGTCCATCGCCGACGCCGACGCGGCGAAGATCGAGTCCGCGGCCTGGCTCGGCGATCACTACGCCATCGCCGCCGACTCCTCCGCGCTCGAGCGGGTCGACCCCGACACCGGCAAACCGCTTCCCTTCGTGGAGATCGGCGGGACCGACGCGTACTCCATCCACACCTCCAACGGCCTGCTGCTGCCGGCGATGATCGGCCGGCCCGCGCTGCTCGACCGCGAGCGGCTGCTGACCGACCTGATCTCCGCGGACCGCGAGTGCGCCAGCCGCTACGGCGGGGGCCATTCCTCGGACGCGGTGGAGAACCTGCGGGTGTCGCTGAACCTCTGGCGCGACCTCTTCGCCCGCTACGCCGGGCTCTCGGGCGTGTCCTCGGCCGGCCGCTACTGGGACCTTCAGGTCATCAGCAACACCGCCGGCAACTCGATGGGCTTCGCCGACGCGTACATGAACGACGAGCTCAGCCACTACCCCCGCGGCGTGGTGTGCCTGGGCTGGTTCCTCGCCACGCCACGCCTGACGATCGACCGACTCGCCCCCGCCGGGCCCTACCTCACGGTCAACCCCGACCGGCACGCGGCGCAGCGCTGGCCGCTGCTCCCGCTGGCGGATTGGTCCGCGGGCAAGGTGCCGGTCTGCGTCGTCAGCCCGCGCGGCGACGTCCACATCGAGGCCCCGACCGATCCGGTCATCGTGCACGGGGCGGTGGACTCGGATCCGGAAGAGATCGAGTTCATCGGGTAG
- a CDS encoding DUF11 domain-containing protein, with protein MDANAPNLPRTARFAPALALGGALFLGLSGCAGNRTADDTPGSAPSVTDTAGRNSPASAADGLRIDGQGRPGVRTAGFTGNSNSGGGGGGDASSSASAAPAGAPLTLLYPTGERSTSSLLVEKQLPAEVALDKPFDYMIKVTNLTGEPIDGVVVNEPVPDHMEIRSATPEPSSESGGEAKWNLNLAANASQTIRVSAVANEAKPIRQCSTVSYDPTLCSQLAVVSPALNLALRAPETTLQCAGYEVIYAVSNDGTGTARGVVVREALPAGVTLDGGESEVRIDVGDVPAGKTLEFKRVVRPSTTGSVELAGEATGANGLSAEADAVTTAVTEARLEITAEAPEMRFIGRPFTHTYTVKNIGDGPAPRTVVTVVVPPSVTIASVDNGGTRSGERGAVTWQLNELAAGAERTVSLDLSGTQRAPVRTTAAARADCAAEATAQAETDLQGIPALLMEVVDEVDPVTVGDETVYVITVTNQGSARDTNVSIVCELEDSMSFVSGTGSSEVTAEGGTVTMQSVPELAPGDASTWRLTVKAESKADARFQVTMNSDQLGRPVSETESTNLYE; from the coding sequence ATGGACGCGAACGCTCCCAACCTCCCCCGCACCGCACGCTTCGCCCCGGCGCTGGCGCTGGGCGGGGCCCTCTTCCTCGGGCTCTCCGGCTGCGCAGGCAACCGCACGGCGGACGACACGCCCGGCTCCGCGCCCAGCGTGACCGACACGGCCGGGCGCAACAGCCCCGCTTCGGCGGCCGACGGCCTCCGCATCGACGGCCAGGGCCGGCCGGGCGTGCGCACGGCTGGCTTCACCGGCAACAGCAACAGCGGCGGCGGCGGCGGCGGTGACGCCTCTTCCTCGGCTTCGGCCGCGCCCGCCGGTGCCCCGCTGACGCTGCTCTACCCCACCGGGGAGCGTTCGACCTCGAGCCTGCTCGTCGAGAAGCAGCTGCCCGCCGAGGTCGCCCTGGACAAGCCCTTCGATTACATGATCAAGGTCACCAACCTCACCGGCGAGCCCATCGACGGCGTCGTGGTGAACGAGCCGGTGCCGGATCACATGGAGATCCGTTCGGCCACGCCCGAGCCCTCCAGCGAGAGCGGCGGCGAAGCGAAGTGGAACCTGAACCTCGCCGCGAACGCCTCGCAGACGATCCGCGTCTCCGCCGTGGCCAACGAGGCGAAGCCGATCCGCCAGTGCTCCACCGTCAGCTACGACCCGACGCTGTGCTCGCAGCTGGCCGTCGTCAGCCCGGCGCTGAACCTCGCCCTGCGGGCCCCGGAGACGACGCTGCAGTGCGCCGGCTACGAGGTGATCTACGCGGTTTCGAACGACGGCACGGGCACCGCCCGCGGCGTCGTCGTGCGGGAGGCGCTGCCGGCGGGCGTGACGCTCGACGGGGGTGAGAGCGAGGTCCGCATCGACGTGGGCGACGTGCCGGCGGGCAAGACGCTGGAGTTCAAGCGGGTCGTCCGCCCGTCGACCACCGGCAGCGTCGAGCTCGCCGGCGAGGCGACCGGCGCCAACGGCCTCTCGGCCGAAGCCGACGCGGTGACGACCGCCGTGACCGAAGCCCGCCTCGAGATCACGGCCGAAGCGCCGGAGATGCGTTTCATCGGCCGGCCCTTCACGCACACCTACACGGTCAAGAACATCGGTGACGGCCCCGCCCCGCGGACCGTCGTCACGGTGGTCGTGCCCCCGAGCGTGACCATCGCGTCGGTGGACAACGGCGGCACCCGCAGCGGCGAGCGCGGCGCGGTGACGTGGCAGCTCAACGAGCTGGCCGCCGGCGCGGAGCGGACCGTCTCGCTGGACCTCTCCGGCACGCAGCGGGCTCCGGTCCGCACCACCGCGGCCGCCCGGGCCGACTGCGCCGCCGAGGCGACCGCCCAGGCCGAGACGGACCTGCAGGGCATCCCGGCGCTTCTGATGGAGGTTGTCGACGAGGTGGACCCGGTGACCGTCGGTGACGAGACCGTCTACGTCATCACGGTGACGAACCAGGGTTCGGCGCGGGACACGAACGTCTCGATCGTCTGCGAGCTCGAGGACTCGATGAGCTTCGTCAGCGGCACCGGCTCCTCGGAGGTCACCGCCGAGGGCGGCACCGTGACGATGCAGTCGGTGCCCGAGCTGGCCCCCGGCGACGCCTCCACTTGGCGGCTCACCGTCAAGGCCGAGAGCAAGGCCGACGCCCGCTTCCAGGTCACGATGAACAGCGACCAGCTGGGCCGTCCGGTTTCGGAGACGGAGTCGACGAACCTCTACGAGTGA
- a CDS encoding DnaJ C-terminal domain-containing protein yields the protein MAVKFEDYYKLLGVERSAPADEIKAAYRKLARKLHPDVNKDDPTAAERFGKVSEAYEVLSDPDKREKYNRLGEHWKHGQNIGPDDFGFRGGRGAGPGGPGGGGFHFTGADSSDFFESLFGQRPGGRSRGGGDPFGGFGGGGRAAPPPRDQEHEIEIDLADAARGASMTLTVQGEMAKSRQLDVNIPRGVKDGSVIRLKGQGLRLRIRLKKHPRFDVDGHNLTAEVPIDPATAALGGKVDVPTLDGDVEMSVPPGASSGARLRLRGKGLPTSASGEGAGDLFARLKIVVPRDLTDAQRAAYEALRAAD from the coding sequence ATGGCCGTGAAGTTCGAGGACTACTACAAGCTGCTCGGCGTCGAGCGTTCCGCGCCCGCCGACGAGATCAAGGCGGCGTACCGCAAGCTCGCGCGGAAGCTGCACCCCGACGTCAACAAGGACGATCCAACGGCCGCGGAGCGGTTCGGCAAGGTCAGCGAGGCCTACGAGGTGCTGTCCGATCCCGACAAGCGGGAGAAGTACAACCGGCTCGGCGAGCACTGGAAGCACGGCCAAAACATCGGCCCCGACGACTTCGGCTTCCGCGGCGGCCGCGGCGCGGGCCCGGGCGGGCCCGGCGGCGGCGGCTTCCACTTCACCGGGGCCGACTCCAGCGACTTCTTCGAGAGCCTCTTCGGCCAGCGGCCCGGCGGCCGCTCGCGCGGCGGCGGGGACCCCTTCGGCGGCTTCGGCGGCGGCGGCCGGGCCGCCCCGCCGCCGCGGGACCAGGAGCACGAGATCGAGATCGACCTCGCCGACGCGGCCCGCGGCGCCTCGATGACCCTCACCGTGCAGGGCGAGATGGCCAAGAGCAGGCAGCTCGACGTCAACATCCCGCGCGGCGTGAAGGACGGCAGCGTCATCCGCCTCAAGGGCCAGGGCTTGCGGCTGAGGATCCGGCTCAAGAAGCACCCGCGCTTCGACGTCGACGGCCACAACCTCACCGCCGAGGTGCCGATCGATCCGGCCACCGCGGCCCTCGGCGGCAAGGTCGACGTGCCCACCCTCGACGGCGACGTCGAGATGTCGGTTCCGCCCGGCGCCTCCAGCGGCGCCCGCCTCCGCCTCCGCGGGAAGGGCCTGCCGACGTCGGCCTCGGGTGAGGGAGCCGGCGACCTCTTCGCCCGCCTCAAGATCGTCGTCCCACGCGACCTGACCGACGCCCAACGCGCCGCCTACGAGGCGCTCCGCGCCGCAGACTGA
- the clpB gene encoding ATP-dependent chaperone ClpB, producing the protein MDPAKLTEKSRAAVQAAQSLAVSRGHQPADAEHLALALVEQPDGLVPRLLEKMNRPPATVAGELKRMLDAKPSVSGPGSNPANAGVSQAFAQALEKAQASATAMGDEFVSVEHLVLGLLDLPAGNPVRSALRDLGIDETAWRSVVKELRGNQKVTTDNPEATYEALAKYGQDLVELAKTGKLDPVIGRDEEIRRTIRILSRKTKNNPVLIGEPGVGKTAIVEGLAQRIVRGDVPDDLRDKTVFSLDMGALIAGAKYRGEFEERLKAVLNEVKGAEGRILLFIDELHTIVGAGKSDGAMDAGNLLKPMLARGELHCIGATTLNEYRQHIEKDAALERRFQPVLVDQPTVEDTISILRGIRERFEVFHGVRITDNAMVNAAVLSHRYISDRFLPDKAIDLVDEACSMIKTEMNSMPAELDGLTRRVMQLEIEEAALKKEDDDGSRARLDALREELANLKEQAGAMRGQWEAERGAVTEVRGLREEIERAKLEIEQAENAYDLQKAAELKYGKLPELERKLAEQQTTEAQADDAARDGEPALFRDTVTDEEIAQIVAKWTGIPVARLVEGEREKLLKLDEVLHERVIGQDEAVTRVADAVLRARAGIKDPDRPIGSFIFLGPTGVGKTELSKALAEALFDSEDNLVRIDMSEYMEKHAVSRLIGAPPGYIGYDEGGQLTEAVRRKPYCVILFDEIEKAHPDVFNVLLQLLDDGRLTDSQGRTVNFKNTVVIMTSNIGSRHLLDDAVTGGGLGEGSRNAVMSDLRAHFRPEFLNRVDDIVLFEPLATQEVAQIVRLLVADLQARLADRRIGLDLTDEAAEHVAVNGHDPVYGARPLKRYLQRELETKLGRKLIAGEVNEGDTVVVDADPDDGLVIRAR; encoded by the coding sequence ATGGATCCCGCGAAGCTCACCGAGAAGTCCCGTGCCGCGGTACAGGCCGCGCAGTCGCTCGCCGTCTCGCGGGGGCACCAGCCGGCCGACGCCGAGCACCTCGCGCTCGCGCTGGTCGAGCAGCCCGATGGGCTCGTGCCGCGGCTGCTCGAGAAGATGAACCGCCCGCCCGCGACGGTGGCCGGCGAGCTGAAGCGGATGCTCGACGCCAAACCCAGCGTCAGCGGCCCGGGCAGCAACCCCGCCAACGCCGGCGTCAGCCAGGCTTTCGCGCAGGCGTTGGAGAAGGCGCAGGCGTCGGCAACGGCCATGGGCGACGAATTCGTGAGCGTCGAGCACCTCGTGCTCGGCTTGCTCGACCTGCCCGCGGGCAACCCGGTCCGCTCCGCCCTCCGCGACCTCGGCATCGACGAGACCGCCTGGAGGAGCGTCGTCAAGGAGCTGCGAGGAAACCAGAAAGTGACCACCGACAACCCCGAAGCCACCTACGAAGCCCTCGCCAAGTACGGCCAGGACCTCGTCGAGCTCGCCAAGACCGGCAAGCTGGACCCGGTCATCGGCCGCGACGAGGAGATCCGCCGCACGATCCGCATCCTCTCGCGGAAGACCAAGAACAACCCGGTGCTCATCGGCGAGCCCGGCGTGGGCAAGACCGCGATCGTGGAGGGCCTCGCCCAGCGGATCGTCCGCGGCGACGTGCCCGACGACCTCAGAGACAAGACCGTCTTCAGCCTCGACATGGGGGCGCTCATCGCCGGGGCCAAGTACCGCGGCGAGTTCGAGGAGCGCCTCAAGGCCGTGCTCAACGAGGTCAAGGGCGCCGAGGGTCGGATCCTGCTGTTCATCGACGAGCTGCACACGATCGTCGGCGCCGGCAAGTCCGACGGGGCGATGGACGCGGGCAACCTGCTCAAGCCGATGCTCGCCCGCGGCGAGCTGCACTGCATCGGCGCCACCACGCTCAACGAGTACCGCCAGCACATCGAGAAGGACGCCGCCCTGGAGCGCCGCTTCCAGCCGGTGCTGGTGGACCAGCCGACCGTCGAGGACACGATCAGCATCCTCCGCGGCATCCGCGAGCGCTTCGAGGTCTTCCACGGCGTGCGGATCACCGACAACGCGATGGTCAATGCGGCGGTTCTGAGCCACCGCTACATCTCCGACCGCTTCCTCCCCGACAAGGCGATCGACCTCGTCGACGAGGCCTGCTCGATGATCAAGACGGAGATGAACTCCATGCCCGCCGAGCTCGACGGGCTCACCCGGCGGGTCATGCAGCTGGAGATCGAGGAGGCGGCGCTGAAGAAGGAGGACGACGACGGGAGCAGGGCCCGCCTCGACGCGCTGCGCGAGGAGCTGGCGAACCTCAAGGAGCAGGCCGGCGCCATGCGCGGCCAGTGGGAGGCCGAGCGCGGCGCCGTGACGGAGGTCCGCGGTCTGCGGGAGGAGATCGAGCGGGCGAAGCTGGAAATCGAGCAGGCCGAGAACGCGTACGACCTGCAGAAAGCGGCGGAGCTGAAGTACGGAAAGCTGCCGGAGCTGGAGCGGAAGCTGGCCGAGCAGCAGACCACCGAGGCGCAGGCCGACGACGCCGCCCGCGACGGCGAGCCGGCTCTCTTCCGCGACACCGTCACCGACGAGGAGATCGCCCAGATCGTCGCGAAGTGGACCGGCATCCCGGTCGCTCGGCTGGTCGAGGGCGAGCGGGAGAAGCTGCTCAAGCTCGACGAGGTGCTCCACGAGCGGGTGATCGGGCAGGACGAGGCGGTGACCCGGGTGGCGGACGCGGTGCTCCGCGCCCGGGCGGGGATCAAGGACCCCGACCGCCCGATCGGCTCGTTCATCTTCCTGGGCCCGACCGGCGTGGGCAAGACCGAGCTGAGCAAGGCCCTCGCCGAGGCGCTCTTCGACAGCGAGGACAACCTCGTCCGCATCGACATGTCCGAGTACATGGAGAAGCACGCGGTCAGCCGGCTGATCGGCGCCCCGCCCGGCTACATCGGCTACGACGAGGGCGGGCAGCTCACCGAGGCCGTCCGCCGCAAGCCCTACTGCGTGATCCTCTTCGACGAGATCGAGAAGGCGCACCCCGACGTCTTCAACGTGCTGCTGCAGCTGCTCGACGACGGCCGGCTGACCGACAGCCAGGGCCGCACCGTGAACTTCAAGAACACGGTGGTGATCATGACCAGCAACATCGGCAGCCGCCACCTGCTCGACGACGCCGTCACCGGCGGCGGGCTCGGCGAGGGCTCCCGCAACGCGGTGATGAGCGACCTCCGCGCGCACTTCCGCCCCGAGTTCCTCAACCGCGTGGACGACATCGTCCTCTTCGAGCCGCTGGCCACGCAGGAGGTCGCGCAGATCGTGCGGCTGCTGGTGGCCGACCTGCAAGCCCGCCTCGCCGATCGCCGCATCGGCTTGGACCTCACCGATGAAGCCGCCGAGCACGTCGCCGTGAACGGCCACGACCCGGTGTACGGCGCCCGCCCGCTGAAGCGCTACCTCCAGCGCGAGCTGGAGACCAAGCTCGGACGCAAGCTCATCGCCGGGGAGGTGAACGAGGGCGACACGGTCGTGGTGGATGCCGACCCGGACGACGGGCTCGTGATCCGGGCGAGATGA
- a CDS encoding CsgG/HfaB family protein, producing the protein MPLSHPRVPSPSRLAPGLAFLCLLGLAAAPGCESVAAYNPFESEGTRVDDKPDAEQLAEDGDALPPYAGVKHAIGVVDFDNRSNWAGWRTYSMDRNFPLMFESALFDTGRFVLVERENLADVVLEQDLADSGRTAAATEVAQTGKLRPARYLATGEVTGVEGNQSGQDGGIGFRGFRVGGGQSNAQINLIVKLVDTTSGAIVAKESITGKAGSSKLRVGMNRFGVNTNMGSFAKTPMSEAVQDALNQAARFIALQMEELPNTGLVVSEINGQVVINRGSDHNLKAGGTYALVEPGVEITDPGTGEILGTTEGAELGEIRIVRVAEKMSYAEVVGGGDLPATGTIVRLSR; encoded by the coding sequence ATGCCTCTCTCGCACCCGCGTGTCCCTTCGCCTTCCCGCCTCGCCCCGGGCCTGGCCTTCCTGTGCCTGCTCGGCCTCGCCGCCGCCCCGGGCTGCGAAAGCGTCGCGGCGTACAACCCCTTCGAATCCGAGGGCACGCGGGTGGACGACAAGCCCGATGCCGAGCAGCTCGCCGAGGACGGGGACGCGCTCCCGCCCTACGCCGGGGTCAAGCACGCGATCGGCGTGGTGGACTTCGACAACCGCTCCAACTGGGCGGGCTGGCGCACCTACAGCATGGACCGCAACTTCCCGCTGATGTTCGAGAGCGCGCTCTTCGACACCGGGCGCTTCGTCCTGGTCGAGCGGGAGAACCTCGCCGACGTCGTGCTCGAGCAGGACCTCGCGGACAGCGGCCGCACGGCCGCCGCCACCGAGGTGGCGCAGACCGGCAAGCTGCGGCCGGCCCGCTACCTCGCCACCGGCGAGGTCACCGGCGTGGAGGGCAACCAGAGCGGCCAGGACGGCGGCATCGGCTTCCGCGGCTTCCGCGTGGGCGGCGGGCAGAGCAACGCGCAGATCAATCTGATCGTGAAGCTCGTCGACACGACCAGCGGCGCCATCGTGGCGAAGGAATCGATCACCGGCAAAGCCGGCAGCAGCAAGCTGCGGGTGGGCATGAACCGCTTCGGCGTCAACACGAACATGGGCAGCTTTGCGAAGACGCCGATGAGCGAAGCCGTGCAGGACGCACTCAACCAGGCCGCCCGCTTCATCGCGCTGCAGATGGAGGAGCTGCCCAACACCGGCCTGGTCGTCAGCGAGATCAACGGGCAGGTCGTCATCAACCGCGGCTCGGACCACAACCTCAAGGCCGGCGGCACGTACGCGCTGGTCGAGCCCGGCGTGGAGATCACCGATCCGGGCACCGGCGAGATCCTGGGCACGACCGAGGGTGCCGAGCTCGGCGAGATCAGGATCGTCCGGGTCGCCGAGAAGATGTCCTACGCCGAGGTCGTCGGTGGCGGCGACCTGCCCGCCACGGGCACGATCGTCCGGCTCAGCCGCTGA
- a CDS encoding flagellin N-terminal helical domain-containing protein codes for MSRIQTNVPSLLAQRVLNQNTRNLNQSLERLSTGYRINRGADDPSGLIASENLRSEKAAITAAIDNAERAEQVVNIAEGGLQEVNALLLEVQGLIGSSANEAGISDAEKQANQLEIDSIIQTIDRIAGTTSFQGTKLLNGNYDFQTSGVDANVADLKVDAAKIPFGESRNVEVLITGEAQKGGVVLSFGGTEVTGTNGNLFTVDITGTAGSRQFTFASGASVADISAAVNTFSDVTGVVASASGTALQFISEGYGTDEFVSIDVVESAGLTGNVARLSGAVVQGTDPGTTALADVTSPLRDEGVDIEAVINGVRSTTKGLTARVSSDFLDVTLELKEDGNTAGPSYTAAVIDGGGANFNLGPNVNIGNQVSIGIDNVAARNLGSIANGFLNELASGAESNVVDGDLTRGQKIVNDAIQQVAGLRGRLGAFQKNTVGASIRSLGVAFENTSAAESSIRDTDFAEETSALTRAQVLQQSATSILSLANSAPQSALSLLG; via the coding sequence ATGAGCCGGATCCAGACCAACGTGCCCTCGCTGCTCGCCCAGCGCGTGCTGAACCAGAACACCCGCAACCTCAACCAGTCGCTCGAGCGGCTCTCCACCGGCTACCGCATCAACCGCGGCGCGGACGATCCCTCGGGGCTGATCGCCAGCGAGAACCTCCGCAGCGAGAAGGCAGCCATCACCGCCGCCATCGACAACGCCGAGCGGGCGGAGCAGGTCGTGAACATCGCCGAGGGCGGCCTCCAGGAAGTCAACGCCCTCCTGCTCGAGGTCCAGGGCCTGATCGGCTCCTCCGCCAACGAGGCCGGCATCTCCGACGCGGAGAAGCAGGCCAATCAGCTGGAGATCGACTCGATCATCCAGACGATCGACCGCATCGCCGGCACGACCAGCTTCCAGGGCACCAAGCTGCTCAACGGGAACTACGACTTCCAGACCTCCGGCGTCGACGCCAACGTGGCCGACCTCAAGGTCGACGCCGCGAAGATCCCCTTCGGCGAGAGCCGCAACGTCGAGGTGCTGATCACCGGCGAGGCGCAGAAGGGCGGGGTCGTTCTCTCCTTTGGCGGCACGGAGGTCACCGGCACCAACGGCAACCTGTTCACCGTGGACATCACCGGCACCGCCGGCTCCCGCCAGTTCACCTTCGCCAGCGGGGCGAGCGTGGCGGACATCAGCGCCGCGGTGAACACCTTCTCGGACGTCACCGGCGTCGTCGCCTCGGCGTCGGGCACCGCGCTTCAGTTCATCTCGGAGGGCTACGGCACCGACGAGTTCGTCTCTATCGACGTGGTGGAGTCCGCCGGTCTCACCGGCAACGTCGCCCGCCTCTCCGGGGCCGTCGTGCAGGGCACCGACCCGGGCACCACCGCCCTCGCGGACGTCACCAGCCCCCTCCGCGACGAGGGCGTCGACATCGAGGCCGTCATCAACGGCGTGCGGAGCACCACCAAGGGGCTCACCGCCCGGGTCAGCTCCGACTTCCTCGACGTCACCCTCGAGCTCAAGGAGGACGGCAACACCGCCGGCCCCTCCTACACGGCCGCGGTCATCGACGGCGGCGGGGCGAACTTCAACCTCGGCCCGAACGTCAACATCGGCAACCAGGTGTCCATCGGCATCGACAACGTTGCCGCCCGCAACCTCGGTTCGATCGCCAACGGCTTCTTGAACGAGCTGGCCTCGGGGGCGGAGTCCAACGTTGTCGACGGCGACCTCACCCGCGGTCAGAAGATCGTCAACGACGCGATCCAGCAGGTCGCCGGCCTCCGCGGCCGCCTCGGGGCGTTCCAGAAGAACACCGTGGGCGCGAGCATCCGCAGCCTCGGCGTCGCCTTCGAGAACACCAGCGCCGCCGAGAGCTCCATCCGCGACACCGACTTCGCCGAGGAGACCAGCGCCCTCACCCGGGCTCAGGTCCTCCAGCAGTCGGCCACCAGCATCCTTTCGCTGGCCAACTCGGCCCCGCAGTCGGCCCTGTCGCTGCTGGGCTGA